Proteins from a genomic interval of Stenotrophomonas sp. 24(2023):
- a CDS encoding FAD-dependent monooxygenase, whose amino-acid sequence MTDALLKTPVLIVGGGLVGLSAGLFLQHHGIDFILIEQHAGVSPLPRARGIHLRTMELFRQIGLDAAIGDVAATAWRQGGFGGARRGRSLVEAQPLIDVSAMQKKLAAAGDSPSQFVACPQTLIEPVLRTHLQARGGDVRFGHRLLGFRQDARGVQATVQGPAGEPQAIAAAWMIGADGGGSTVRQQLGIGRDETAGPDHLVNIFFAADLAGAVAGRTFSQCEVANDRVQGLFLAMNNTDRWSFHLKYDPAQGPPPAEALPALLRAALGIEDIALEVISHGTWHTGVAIAQRYQQGRVLLCGDAAHLMPPWGGFNATTGIADAHNLAWKLAAILQGHAGPDLLHSYTRERRPLAVRNGQQALLRTDFDARFGIPTAGNREVFAGLIDAGALSLRYRYPAAGDGAADAALEPVAALHAQCGTRFPHAWLLCGGTRVSTLDLLGRGYVQLAGPAARLPHRAQASLDPAMPATWVLGRDVQFADAGYSWRTLTWLPDDGGVLVRPDGFVAARSDAAVASV is encoded by the coding sequence ATGACGGATGCTCTGTTGAAAACACCGGTGCTTATCGTTGGCGGCGGCCTGGTGGGCCTGTCGGCCGGATTGTTCCTGCAGCACCACGGTATTGATTTCATCCTGATCGAGCAGCACGCCGGTGTTTCACCGCTGCCGCGCGCCCGTGGCATCCACCTGCGCACGATGGAACTGTTCCGGCAGATCGGCCTGGACGCGGCGATCGGCGATGTCGCCGCCACGGCGTGGCGGCAGGGCGGTTTTGGTGGCGCGCGGCGCGGGCGTTCGCTGGTGGAAGCACAGCCGCTGATCGATGTGTCGGCCATGCAGAAGAAGCTGGCGGCCGCAGGGGATTCGCCGTCGCAGTTCGTGGCCTGCCCGCAGACGTTGATCGAACCGGTGCTGCGTACGCACCTGCAGGCACGCGGGGGGGATGTGCGCTTCGGTCATCGCCTGCTGGGGTTCAGGCAGGACGCCAGGGGCGTGCAGGCCACCGTGCAGGGGCCGGCGGGTGAACCGCAGGCCATCGCGGCGGCGTGGATGATCGGTGCCGATGGCGGTGGCAGTACGGTGCGGCAGCAGCTGGGCATCGGGCGGGATGAAACGGCGGGGCCGGACCATCTGGTGAACATCTTCTTCGCCGCCGATCTGGCCGGCGCGGTGGCCGGGCGCACCTTCAGCCAGTGCGAGGTGGCCAACGACCGGGTACAGGGCCTGTTCCTGGCGATGAACAACACCGACCGCTGGTCGTTCCACCTCAAGTACGACCCCGCACAGGGGCCGCCCCCGGCTGAAGCGCTGCCGGCGCTGCTGAGGGCGGCGCTGGGGATCGAGGACATCGCGCTGGAGGTGATCAGCCATGGCACCTGGCATACCGGTGTGGCCATTGCCCAACGCTACCAGCAGGGCCGCGTGCTGCTGTGTGGCGATGCGGCGCACCTGATGCCCCCGTGGGGCGGCTTCAACGCGACCACCGGCATTGCCGATGCGCACAACCTGGCCTGGAAGCTGGCGGCCATCCTGCAGGGCCATGCGGGTCCGGACCTGCTGCACAGCTATACCCGCGAGCGCCGGCCACTGGCGGTACGCAACGGCCAGCAGGCCCTGCTGCGCACGGATTTCGATGCCCGCTTCGGCATTCCCACCGCAGGCAACCGTGAGGTGTTCGCCGGGTTGATCGATGCGGGGGCGCTTTCGTTGCGGTATCGCTATCCCGCTGCAGGAGACGGCGCCGCTGATGCGGCATTGGAACCGGTGGCGGCGCTGCATGCCCAGTGCGGCACGCGCTTCCCGCATGCCTGGTTGCTGTGTGGCGGTACCCGTGTGTCCACTCTGGACCTGCTGGGCCGTGGCTACGTGCAGCTGGCCGGCCCAGCGGCGCGCCTGCCGCACCGGGCGCAGGCGAGCCTGGACCCGGCGATGCCGGCCACGTGGGTGCTCGGGCGGGATGTCCAGTTTGCCGATGCAGGGTACAGCTGGCGCACGCTGACCTGGCTGCCCGACGATGGGGGGGTGCTGGTACGCCCGGATGGCTTCGTGGCGGCGCGTTCGGATGCGGCGGTTGCCAGCGTGTGA
- a CDS encoding DUF4180 domain-containing protein, with translation MHDALHHINDSRVLRCDDAGPVLDAAGLHDLVGTALGHGAQWIAVPCTRLPAQFFDLRSGMAGHWLQTLVNYRLRVAVLGDVSALRQRSRALDALITETNRGRDGAFVADWPALQRWLQGTVPD, from the coding sequence ATGCATGACGCCCTGCACCACATCAACGACAGCCGCGTCCTGCGCTGTGATGACGCCGGGCCCGTACTGGACGCGGCCGGCCTGCATGACCTGGTCGGCACCGCGCTTGGCCACGGCGCACAGTGGATCGCCGTTCCCTGCACACGCCTGCCCGCGCAGTTCTTCGACCTGCGCAGCGGCATGGCCGGCCACTGGCTGCAGACGCTGGTGAACTACCGCCTGCGCGTTGCGGTACTGGGCGATGTCAGTGCACTGCGCCAGCGCAGCAGGGCACTGGACGCACTCATCACCGAAACCAACCGCGGCCGCGATGGTGCGTTCGTGGCCGACTGGCCAGCACTGCAGCGGTGGCTGCAGGGCACCGTGCCGGACTGA
- a CDS encoding alpha/beta fold hydrolase, whose product MSARAPGLPTPPVIEAYRQVLSQWPVPCQQQHVRTRAGATFVVSCGPREAPPLVLLHGTLSNAASWMFDAAHWSTHYRVHAIDLIGEPGLSAPTHPLLDSDGHAQWLGDVLDALGIDAAAFVGLSFGGYLALDLALRQPQRVQALALLSPSGLGRQRAFLLKALPLLLLGHWGRRRLRTRVMGPQSTPPPEQARPLLALLDLIHAQVRPRHLRIPRIDDARLATLRPPLRMIIGGRDALIDAHDAAERTRRLLPTAEVTLLPEAFHYIPGQRDTLLHWLLSQRSPCHA is encoded by the coding sequence GTGAGCGCGCGGGCCCCTGGCCTGCCGACACCCCCGGTGATCGAGGCCTACCGGCAGGTACTCTCGCAGTGGCCCGTGCCCTGCCAGCAACAGCACGTGCGCACCCGTGCCGGCGCTACCTTCGTGGTCAGCTGCGGCCCACGCGAGGCACCACCGCTGGTGCTGCTGCATGGCACCCTCAGCAACGCCGCCAGCTGGATGTTCGATGCCGCCCACTGGAGCACGCATTACCGCGTGCACGCCATCGACCTCATCGGCGAGCCCGGCCTGAGCGCGCCCACCCACCCCCTGCTGGACAGCGATGGCCACGCACAGTGGCTCGGCGATGTCCTCGATGCATTGGGCATCGATGCCGCCGCATTCGTCGGCCTGTCCTTTGGTGGATACCTCGCGCTCGACCTGGCCCTGCGCCAGCCGCAGCGGGTGCAGGCACTGGCGCTGCTCAGTCCATCCGGCCTGGGCCGGCAGCGCGCGTTCCTGCTCAAGGCCCTGCCGTTGCTGCTGCTGGGCCATTGGGGCCGACGGCGTCTGCGCACGCGGGTGATGGGGCCGCAAAGCACGCCTCCACCCGAACAGGCGCGCCCCCTGCTGGCCCTGCTCGACCTCATCCACGCCCAGGTGCGCCCACGGCACCTGCGCATTCCGCGCATCGACGACGCGCGGCTGGCCACGTTGCGCCCGCCGCTGCGGATGATCATCGGCGGCCGCGACGCCTTGATCGATGCGCACGATGCCGCTGAACGCACCCGCCGCCTGCTGCCCACTGCCGAGGTCACGCTGCTGCCCGAGGCGTTCCACTACATTCCCGGCCAGCGCGACACCCTGCTGCACTGGCTGTTGTCACAACGGAGCCCGTGCCATGCATGA
- a CDS encoding helix-turn-helix domain-containing protein: MYPELLSVEQAAQRLAVHPRTLLRHIRSGRLRATRIGKAYRITGADLDAFTGTPRAAPPPHPQVTTIVDLPACPAPAAAALTTALHARLASRTTQAPALRLDTAYSPEQQVLKLILIGGLDDTHALLGSVQLLLAHGPQA; this comes from the coding sequence ATGTACCCGGAACTCCTCAGCGTCGAGCAGGCCGCACAACGGCTGGCCGTGCACCCCAGGACCCTGCTGCGCCACATCCGCAGCGGGCGGCTGCGCGCCACCCGCATCGGCAAGGCCTACCGGATCACCGGCGCTGACCTGGATGCCTTCACCGGCACCCCGCGCGCCGCGCCGCCACCGCACCCGCAGGTGACAACCATCGTCGATCTGCCCGCCTGCCCGGCACCCGCCGCCGCCGCGCTGACCACCGCACTGCATGCGCGCCTGGCCAGCCGCACCACGCAGGCCCCTGCGCTGCGCCTGGACACCGCCTATTCGCCGGAACAACAGGTGTTGAAGCTGATCCTCATCGGCGGGCTGGACGACACCCACGCCCTGCTCGGCAGCGTACAGCTGCTGCTGGCCCACGGTCCGCAGGCGTGA
- a CDS encoding alpha/beta hydrolase, which produces MNTSSLLAAGVAGVLALGTAQAATPEITYHYAQVDNVRVFYREAGDPKAPTIVLLHGLPTSSFMYRELIPMLADRYHVIAPDMPGFGFTEAPPRGAYAYTFAQLAQTMDRFTEVLGLKRYALQVFDYGAPVGWRLAVAHPERVTALISQNGNAYEEGLSPGWAPVKRYWNAPTPANRDALRVMLTAQDIKSQYTHGVADPLRIAPETYTLDHERVSRPGNDEIQLDLLLDYQNNVKLYPTFQQYFRTHQPPLLAVWGRNDPYFLPAGAQAWTRDLPKAEIHFYDTGHFALETHVREIGPVIHRFLDTHVARDK; this is translated from the coding sequence ATGAATACCTCTTCGCTTCTTGCTGCCGGCGTGGCCGGCGTCCTGGCCCTGGGCACCGCCCAGGCAGCCACGCCCGAAATCACCTACCACTACGCCCAGGTCGACAACGTCCGCGTCTTCTACCGTGAAGCGGGCGATCCCAAGGCGCCCACCATCGTGCTGCTGCACGGCCTGCCCACCTCGTCCTTCATGTACCGCGAGCTGATCCCGATGCTGGCCGACCGCTACCACGTGATCGCCCCGGACATGCCCGGTTTCGGCTTCACCGAAGCGCCGCCGCGCGGCGCCTACGCCTACACCTTCGCGCAGCTGGCACAGACCATGGACCGCTTCACCGAAGTGCTGGGCCTGAAGCGTTACGCCCTGCAGGTGTTCGACTACGGCGCGCCGGTCGGCTGGCGCCTGGCCGTGGCCCATCCGGAACGGGTGACCGCGCTGATCTCGCAGAACGGCAATGCCTATGAGGAAGGCCTGAGCCCGGGCTGGGCGCCGGTCAAGCGCTACTGGAACGCCCCCACCCCGGCCAACCGCGATGCGCTGCGCGTGATGCTGACCGCGCAGGACATCAAATCGCAGTACACCCACGGCGTGGCCGACCCGCTGCGCATCGCGCCGGAAACCTACACGCTCGATCACGAACGCGTCTCGCGCCCGGGCAACGACGAGATCCAGCTCGACCTGCTGCTGGACTACCAGAACAACGTCAAGCTTTACCCCACCTTCCAGCAGTACTTCCGCACCCACCAGCCGCCGCTGCTGGCCGTGTGGGGCCGCAACGATCCCTACTTCCTGCCCGCCGGCGCGCAGGCCTGGACGCGTGACCTGCCCAAGGCCGAGATCCACTTCTACGACACCGGCCATTTCGCCCTGGAAACCCACGTGCGCGAGATCGGCCCGGTCATCCACCGGTTCCTGGATACCCACGTCGCCCGCGACAAGTAA
- a CDS encoding carboxymuconolactone decarboxylase — translation MSRLALVTPATATPAQQPLLDRTAAKFGKLPVIMTALANSPATLDSYLTLFQNLTDGRFSKQLARKIGLAIGEENGCEYCISLLGAIGKLQKLTDEDIALARHGKSTDPKEQALLDFVLVLVRHKGDVTDAELQAVKDAGWGDEDIVEVFGHLVLNFLTNYLWKVSRNDVDFPILRLFDQSKIARGASHPFQQIA, via the coding sequence ATGTCCCGTCTCGCCCTTGTTACCCCGGCTACGGCCACCCCGGCCCAGCAACCGCTGCTGGACCGCACCGCCGCCAAGTTCGGCAAGCTGCCGGTCATCATGACGGCCCTGGCCAATTCGCCGGCCACCCTGGACAGCTACCTCACCCTGTTCCAGAACCTCACCGACGGCCGCTTCAGCAAGCAGCTGGCCCGCAAGATCGGCCTGGCCATCGGCGAAGAGAACGGCTGCGAATACTGCATTTCCCTGCTCGGCGCGATCGGCAAGCTGCAGAAGCTGACCGACGAGGACATCGCACTGGCCCGCCACGGCAAGTCCACCGACCCGAAGGAACAGGCACTGCTCGATTTCGTGCTGGTGCTGGTGCGCCACAAGGGCGATGTGACCGATGCGGAACTGCAGGCGGTCAAGGACGCCGGCTGGGGCGATGAGGACATCGTCGAAGTATTCGGCCACCTGGTGCTGAATTTCCTCACCAACTACCTGTGGAAGGTGTCGCGCAACGATGTCGACTTCCCGATCCTGCGCCTGTTCGACCAGAGCAAGATCGCGCGTGGCGCCAGCCACCCGTTCCAGCAGATCGCCTGA
- a CDS encoding TetR/AcrR family transcriptional regulator yields the protein MPQVKKIDDAALLDRLALTFKDVGFEGASLAVISEATGLKKSSLYHRFPNGKEAMAQEVLANVSRTLEAEVFPALAGAGPAADKLARFVAAMDAQYDHGRQSCLLNMLTPPRGTHSGCGEAINGIFQRLQAALSQVARARGIEAARADLLAEQMLVEMHGALVVARGMDDPAVFQRAMARLPRIILDAPMD from the coding sequence ATGCCCCAGGTCAAGAAAATCGATGACGCGGCCCTGCTGGACCGCTTGGCGCTGACGTTCAAGGACGTCGGCTTTGAAGGGGCGTCGCTGGCGGTGATTTCCGAAGCGACAGGCCTGAAGAAATCCAGCCTCTACCACCGCTTCCCCAACGGCAAGGAAGCAATGGCGCAGGAAGTGCTGGCCAACGTCAGCCGCACGCTGGAGGCGGAGGTGTTTCCGGCGCTGGCCGGTGCTGGCCCAGCCGCGGACAAGCTGGCCCGTTTCGTGGCGGCGATGGACGCGCAGTACGACCATGGCCGCCAGTCGTGCCTGCTGAACATGCTGACGCCGCCGCGCGGCACGCATAGCGGCTGCGGTGAGGCGATCAACGGAATCTTCCAGCGCTTGCAGGCGGCGCTGAGCCAGGTGGCGCGCGCGCGCGGCATCGAAGCGGCGCGCGCGGACCTGTTGGCCGAGCAGATGCTGGTGGAGATGCACGGGGCACTGGTGGTGGCCCGTGGCATGGATGATCCGGCGGTGTTCCAGCGAGCCATGGCACGCCTGCCGCGGATCATCCTCGACGCCCCGATGGACTGA
- a CDS encoding oxidoreductase, with protein sequence MTSSKRILITGVSSGFGLALAREALQAGHTVIGTVRRHDACPPFEHLHPTRAIARVLDVTDSAAIPALVEGIEADIGAIDVLVNNAGYGQEGILEESPLQDMRQQFDVNVFGAVAMAKAVLPYMRARRAGHILNITSMGGFITMPGIAYYCGSKFALEGISEVLGKEVQPFGIHVTAVAPGSFRTDWAGRSMVRAPRSIADYDALFDPIRQAREAKSGHQLGDPAKAARAMLQVIASDAPPAHLLLGSDALQLVRDKLAAMSAQIDAWEALTRSTDG encoded by the coding sequence ATGACCTCCTCCAAGCGCATCCTCATCACCGGCGTCAGCAGCGGCTTCGGCCTGGCCCTGGCCCGCGAAGCACTGCAGGCCGGGCACACGGTCATCGGCACCGTGCGCCGCCATGACGCCTGCCCGCCGTTTGAACACCTGCATCCCACGCGCGCCATCGCCCGCGTGCTCGACGTCACCGACAGCGCCGCCATACCTGCCCTGGTCGAGGGCATCGAGGCCGACATCGGTGCCATCGACGTACTGGTCAACAACGCCGGCTACGGCCAGGAAGGCATCCTGGAAGAATCCCCGCTGCAGGACATGCGCCAGCAGTTCGACGTCAACGTGTTCGGCGCCGTGGCGATGGCCAAGGCCGTGCTGCCGTACATGCGTGCACGCCGTGCGGGCCACATCCTCAACATCACCTCGATGGGCGGCTTCATCACCATGCCCGGCATCGCCTACTACTGCGGCAGCAAGTTCGCGCTGGAAGGCATTTCCGAAGTGCTGGGCAAGGAAGTGCAGCCGTTCGGCATCCACGTCACCGCCGTGGCACCCGGTTCGTTCCGCACCGACTGGGCCGGCCGTTCGATGGTGCGCGCACCGCGCAGCATCGCCGACTACGATGCGCTGTTCGACCCGATCCGCCAGGCGCGCGAAGCCAAGAGCGGCCACCAGCTGGGCGACCCGGCCAAGGCCGCACGCGCGATGCTGCAGGTGATCGCCAGCGACGCACCGCCTGCCCACCTGCTGCTGGGCAGCGACGCGTTGCAGCTGGTACGCGACAAGCTGGCCGCGATGAGCGCGCAGATCGATGCCTGGGAAGCGCTGACCCGTTCCACCGACGGCTGA
- a CDS encoding AraC family transcriptional regulator: MAANDDLQHARTVALLRALAPQEGYTLTALPGVRLLRSDRALARTPVLYDPGIVIVCQGIKRGFLGEQVYQYDAQHYLAVSVPVPFTMETLATAEQPLLAIYLHLDFALAAEVMLAIGDAPSGARSGDDAAQSMMASPMDAPMRDAVQRLLETLGDPLEAAVLGSARLRELYFRVLTGAQGDALREALAMRGQFGRIGRALRYIHTHYAQPLDLALLAAEAGMSVPSFHGHFKAVTRTSPMQYVKSTRLHQARLLMVREGHAAEAASHAVGYASASQFSREFKRLFGRSPRAEAQRLRSSFAVPPAFADAVFVSSH, translated from the coding sequence ATGGCCGCCAACGACGATCTTCAGCATGCGCGGACCGTGGCGCTGCTGCGCGCGCTGGCCCCGCAGGAGGGCTACACGCTGACCGCGCTGCCCGGCGTGCGCCTGCTGCGCTCGGACCGGGCGCTGGCGCGCACGCCGGTGCTGTATGACCCGGGCATCGTGATCGTCTGCCAGGGCATCAAGCGCGGCTTCCTGGGCGAGCAGGTCTACCAGTACGACGCGCAGCACTACCTGGCGGTGTCGGTGCCGGTGCCGTTCACCATGGAAACGCTGGCAACGGCCGAGCAGCCGCTGCTGGCGATCTACCTGCACCTGGATTTCGCGCTGGCGGCGGAGGTGATGCTGGCCATTGGCGATGCGCCTTCCGGCGCCCGCAGCGGCGACGACGCGGCGCAGAGCATGATGGCCAGCCCGATGGATGCGCCGATGCGCGATGCGGTGCAGCGCCTGCTGGAAACACTGGGCGATCCGCTGGAAGCGGCCGTACTGGGCTCGGCGCGGCTGCGCGAGCTCTACTTCCGGGTGCTGACCGGCGCGCAGGGCGATGCGCTGCGCGAGGCGCTGGCGATGCGTGGCCAGTTCGGCAGGATCGGTAGAGCCCTGCGGTACATCCACACCCATTACGCGCAGCCGCTGGATCTGGCGTTGCTGGCTGCCGAGGCGGGCATGAGCGTGCCCAGCTTCCATGGCCACTTCAAGGCGGTGACCCGTACCTCGCCGATGCAGTACGTGAAATCGACGCGGCTGCATCAGGCGCGCCTGTTGATGGTGCGCGAGGGCCATGCCGCCGAAGCGGCCAGCCACGCGGTGGGCTATGCCAGTGCCTCGCAGTTCAGCCGTGAATTCAAGCGCCTGTTCGGTCGCTCACCGCGGGCCGAAGCGCAGCGCCTGCGCAGCAGTTTCGCGGTGCCGCCGGCCTTTGCCGATGCGGTGTTTGTGTCGTCGCATTGA
- a CDS encoding LysR family transcriptional regulator, with the protein MASDGFSDLRFFALLVKEGSMAATAQQIGLTPPAVSRRLAQLEQRLGVRLLHRTTRRLSLTPEGELYLLDGAKILGDLDALERTVAGARSTPRGLLRLAATLGFGRQQIAPAVSAFAQAYPDVEVQLHLTDRPVNLVEQGFDAAIRIGDPPDSRLTVRHLLDNQRVACASPDYLARAGHPTQPADLAAHACIVIRESDETYGTWHFQRDGRQESVKVRGMLSTNDGTAATGWALDGHGIVVRSQWDAGPHLASGRLQAVLPGWLLPPAGVKLVYPTRHQLSAKMRALSDFLAEWFRSGLR; encoded by the coding sequence ATGGCCAGCGACGGCTTCTCCGACCTGCGCTTCTTCGCCCTGCTGGTCAAGGAAGGCAGCATGGCCGCTACGGCCCAGCAGATCGGCCTCACCCCGCCCGCCGTCAGCCGTCGCCTGGCGCAGCTGGAACAGCGGCTGGGCGTGCGCCTGCTGCACCGGACCACGCGCCGCCTCAGCCTGACCCCGGAAGGCGAACTGTACCTGCTCGATGGCGCGAAGATCCTCGGCGATCTCGATGCCCTGGAACGCACGGTCGCCGGTGCGCGCAGCACCCCGCGCGGGCTGCTGCGGCTGGCGGCCACGCTGGGCTTTGGCCGCCAGCAGATCGCGCCGGCGGTGTCGGCCTTCGCCCAGGCCTACCCCGACGTGGAAGTGCAGCTGCACCTGACCGATCGCCCGGTGAACCTGGTCGAACAGGGCTTCGACGCCGCCATCCGCATCGGTGATCCGCCCGATTCCCGCCTGACCGTGCGCCACCTGCTGGACAACCAGCGCGTAGCCTGCGCCTCGCCGGACTACCTGGCCCGTGCCGGCCACCCGACCCAGCCTGCCGATCTGGCCGCCCATGCCTGCATCGTCATCCGCGAAAGCGATGAAACCTACGGCACCTGGCATTTCCAGCGTGACGGCCGCCAGGAAAGCGTGAAGGTACGCGGCATGCTCAGCACCAACGATGGCACCGCCGCCACGGGCTGGGCGCTGGACGGCCACGGCATCGTGGTGCGCTCGCAATGGGATGCCGGCCCACACCTGGCCAGCGGCCGGCTGCAGGCCGTGCTGCCGGGCTGGTTGCTGCCCCCGGCCGGGGTGAAGCTGGTCTATCCCACCCGTCACCAGCTCTCGGCGAAGATGCGTGCGCTGTCGGATTTCCTGGCCGAGTGGTTCCGGTCGGGGCTGCGCTGA
- a CDS encoding alpha/beta hydrolase → MTSPDLFPGFTAQDLPTADGHRIHVLTGGQGPALLLLHGHPQTSAIWHRVAPVLAGYFTVVLADLRGYGDSSRPHGGDDHAAYSKRVMAQDMLVVMQALGHARFSVLAHDRGARVAHRLAADHPQAVRRMVLLDIAPTLAMYAQAGEAFARAYWHWFFLIQPAPLPERLIEADPAAYVRDVMGRRSAGLAPFDPRALQDYIRCLSLPGSAHGICEDYRAAAGIDLDHDRADRDAGRLLNLPLLVLWGEQGVVHRCFAPLAEWQQVASDVRGHPLPCGHYIAEEAPQALLEAALPFLLETH, encoded by the coding sequence ATGACCTCGCCCGACCTGTTTCCCGGCTTCACCGCCCAGGATCTGCCCACCGCCGATGGGCACCGCATCCACGTGCTGACAGGCGGGCAGGGGCCGGCCTTGCTGCTGCTGCATGGGCATCCGCAGACCTCGGCGATCTGGCACCGGGTGGCGCCGGTGCTGGCTGGCTACTTCACCGTGGTGCTGGCCGACCTGCGTGGCTATGGCGATTCGTCGCGACCGCACGGCGGCGATGACCACGCCGCCTACAGCAAGCGGGTGATGGCGCAGGACATGCTGGTGGTGATGCAGGCGCTGGGGCACGCGCGGTTTTCCGTACTGGCGCACGATCGCGGTGCGCGCGTGGCGCACCGCTTGGCCGCTGATCATCCGCAGGCGGTGCGGCGCATGGTGCTGCTGGACATCGCGCCGACCCTGGCGATGTATGCGCAGGCCGGTGAGGCGTTTGCGCGCGCGTACTGGCACTGGTTCTTCCTGATCCAGCCGGCGCCGTTGCCGGAGCGCCTGATCGAGGCCGACCCGGCGGCCTACGTGCGCGATGTGATGGGGCGGCGCAGTGCCGGGCTGGCGCCGTTCGACCCGCGCGCGCTGCAGGACTACATCCGCTGCCTGTCGCTGCCCGGCAGCGCCCACGGCATCTGCGAGGACTACCGGGCGGCTGCCGGCATCGACCTGGACCACGACCGAGCCGACCGCGATGCCGGGCGCCTGCTGAACCTGCCGCTGCTGGTGCTGTGGGGCGAGCAGGGCGTGGTGCACCGCTGCTTCGCGCCGCTGGCCGAATGGCAGCAGGTGGCCAGCGATGTGCGCGGGCACCCATTGCCCTGCGGGCACTACATCGCCGAGGAAGCGCCGCAGGCGCTGCTGGAAGCCGCGTTGCCGTTCCTGCTGGAGACGCACTGA
- the leuC gene encoding 3-isopropylmalate dehydratase large subunit, translated as MNTAPHTLYRKLVATHTVATLDAQNVLLFCDLHLMNEYTSPQAFAGLHEQGRDVPVPGQNVAVVSHIIPTHPVAQRVIRDPASALQARNLKANCERHGIALFDTNDPLQGIEHVIAPEHGMVRPGMVILCGDSHTTTYGALGALGFGIGTSEVEHVLATQTLVYRLARDMRIRVDGTLPHGTTAKDLVLLIISRIGAQGARGFVVEFCGSAIAALSVEARFTLCNMAVEAGARGALIAPDPTAIDYVLARAPDITGDVRAQALAHWHGLHSDTDAVFEVEHVFDAADVVPYVTWGTSPDQAVAVNAPVPQPQDLSDAVQRHSAEQALRYTGVQAGQPLAGVPVQHVFIGSCTNARIEDLREVDRIIAGHHVAAGVRAMVVPGSGAVRDQAEAEGIAARLLAAGFEWRQPGCSMCLAMNDDVLAPGQRCASTTNRNFEGRQGRGAITHLMSPAMAAAAAITGCITDVRQLGSLA; from the coding sequence ATGAACACCGCACCCCATACGCTGTACCGCAAGCTGGTGGCCACGCATACCGTGGCCACGCTGGATGCGCAGAACGTGCTGCTGTTCTGCGATCTGCACCTGATGAACGAATACACCAGCCCGCAGGCCTTCGCCGGGCTGCACGAACAAGGGCGCGACGTGCCGGTGCCCGGGCAGAACGTGGCGGTGGTCAGCCACATCATTCCGACCCACCCGGTGGCGCAGCGGGTGATCCGTGACCCGGCCTCGGCGCTGCAGGCGCGCAACCTGAAAGCCAACTGCGAGCGGCACGGCATCGCGCTGTTCGACACCAACGACCCGCTGCAGGGCATCGAGCACGTCATCGCGCCCGAGCATGGCATGGTGCGGCCGGGCATGGTGATCCTGTGTGGTGACAGCCACACCACCACCTATGGTGCGCTGGGCGCGCTGGGCTTCGGCATCGGCACGTCCGAAGTGGAGCACGTGCTGGCCACGCAGACGCTGGTCTACCGGCTGGCGCGCGACATGCGCATCCGCGTGGATGGCACGCTGCCGCACGGCACCACGGCCAAGGACCTGGTGCTGCTGATCATCAGCCGCATCGGGGCACAGGGCGCACGCGGTTTCGTGGTGGAATTCTGCGGCAGTGCCATCGCCGCGCTGTCGGTGGAGGCACGCTTCACGCTGTGCAACATGGCCGTGGAAGCGGGCGCGCGTGGGGCGCTGATCGCCCCGGACCCGACGGCCATCGACTATGTGCTGGCACGCGCGCCGGACATCACTGGGGACGTGCGTGCACAGGCGCTGGCGCACTGGCACGGCCTGCACAGTGACACCGATGCCGTGTTCGAGGTGGAGCACGTGTTCGATGCTGCTGACGTGGTGCCGTATGTGACCTGGGGCACCAGCCCCGACCAGGCGGTGGCGGTGAACGCGCCGGTGCCACAACCGCAGGACCTGTCCGACGCGGTGCAACGGCACAGTGCCGAGCAGGCCCTGCGCTACACCGGGGTGCAGGCGGGCCAGCCGCTGGCGGGCGTGCCGGTGCAGCACGTGTTCATCGGTTCGTGCACCAATGCCCGCATTGAAGACCTGCGCGAGGTGGACCGCATCATCGCCGGCCACCATGTGGCCGCTGGCGTACGGGCGATGGTGGTGCCCGGTTCCGGTGCGGTACGTGACCAGGCCGAGGCCGAGGGCATTGCCGCGCGCCTGCTGGCCGCCGGCTTCGAATGGCGGCAGCCGGGCTGCTCGATGTGCCTGGCGATGAACGATGACGTGCTGGCGCCGGGGCAGCGCTGCGCTTCCACCACCAACCGCAATTTCGAAGGGCGGCAGGGGCGGGGGGCGATCACCCACCTGATGAGCCCGGCCATGGCGGCTGCGGCCGCCATCACCGGCTGCATCACCGATGTCCGTCAGCTTGGGAGCCTTGCATGA